From Musa acuminata AAA Group cultivar baxijiao chromosome BXJ3-8, Cavendish_Baxijiao_AAA, whole genome shotgun sequence, one genomic window encodes:
- the LOC135644097 gene encoding pathogenesis-related homeodomain protein-like isoform X2: MKTSRKKLICYTPKKSSLLGKELHSKLDSESAKKNLRKVSYSRRCRLKPNTFMKKRGIRRRNFLNGKPVKTMQKISHHTSVNGQCLSRLSTNGSSCLCSKGNPGTSDDNGTIKLHRRRRRKRKKKTVERDEASCLQRRTRYLLIKIKLEQNLIDAYSGDGWNGQSREKIKPEKELLRAQKQIVKCKIGIRDAIRKLDSLSCVGSIADSLMHPDGSVFHEHIFCAKCRSTEAFPDNDIILCDGTCNSGFHQKCLDPPLEKIPPGDQAWLCKFCTCKFEILEAINAHLGTCFSVNSNWEDIFKEATACSDVENTGLNHAEVWPSEDSEDEDYNPETNENSNSRSGIEENMSNDSSSSSLFSSSDGTISYSDSEHYSYLEKPFNIISRSKNRVDLFDSVGNYDSGPSNECAITSYRRQRRDVDYKKLHDEMFGKEPPENVAQSEDEDWGPNRRKRRKMEETTSTCMANPVNEDGSSNLALTEKISCDKKQLFRIPPDAVEKLRLAFAENELPSRSAKENLSKQLGISSEKVSKWFKNARYAALRMRKEICREEWLMNTPLTRSRMRQRMLLRTRIHLFP, translated from the exons ATGAAGACTTCTAGAAAGAAATTAATTTGCTACACACctaaaaagtcttctcttcttggGAAGGAACTCCATTCTAAATTAGACTCTGAGTCAGCAAAGAAGAATCTTCGCAAAGTTTCCTACAGTAGGAGATGCAGACTTAAGCCTAATACTTTTATGAAGAAAAGGGGAATAAGGAGGAGGAACTTTTTGAATGGGAAACCTGTCAAAACTATGCAGAAAATCTCCCACCATACCTCAGTTAATGGCCAATGTCTCTCACGATTATCGACAAATGGATCTTCTTGTTTGTGCAGTAAAGGGAACCCAGGGACTTCAGATGACAATGGAACAATTAAATTGCATAGAAGGAGAAGGCGTAAACGGAAGAAAAAAACTGTAGAACGTGATGAGGCCTCTTGTCTGCAAAGAAGGACAAGGTACCTGCTAATAAAAATAAAGCTGGAGCAGAATCTTATTGATGCATATTCTGGAGATGGTTGGAACGGCCAGAG CCGAGAAAAGATTAAACCCGAAAAGGAGTTGCTAAGAGCTCAGAAGCAGATAGTGAAATGTAAAATTGGGATCCGTGATGCAATTCGCAAGCTGGATTCACTTAGTTGTGTAGGAAGCATTGCAGATTCTTTGATGCATCCAGATGGATCTGTATTTCATGAACAT ATCTTCTGTGCAAAATGCAGATCAACTGAAGCTTTTCCAGATAATGACATTATTCTGTGTGATGGAACTTGCAACAGTGGCTTTCACCAAAAATGTTTGGACCCTCCATTAGAAAAAA TTCCTCCTGGAGACCAAGCATGGCTTTGCAAATTTTGTACCTGTAAATTTGAAATTCTAGAAGCCATTAATGCACACCTAGGCACCTGCTTCAGTGTGAACAGTAACTGGGAG GACATTTTCAAGGAAGCAACTGCTTGTTCTGATGTTGAAAACACAGGCCTCAATCATGCTGAAGTGTGGCCATCGGAGGATTCAGAAGATGAAGATTACAATCCAGAAACAAATGAAAATAGCAACAGCAGATCAGGAATCGAGGAAAACATGTCTAATGACTCTAGTTCGAGCAGCCTGTTTTCTTCATCCGATGGAACTATATCTTATTCTGATTCAGAACATTACAGTTATCTTGAAAAACCATTTAATATCATAAGTAGAAGCAAGAACAGGGTTGACCTATTTGATTCAGTAGGCAACTATGATTCTGGTCCAAGTAATGAATGTGCGATTACCAGCTACCGTAGGCAGCGGAGAGATGTTGACTACAAAAAACTTCATGAT GAAATGTTTGGGAAGGAACCACCTGAAAACGTGGCACAAAGTGAAGATGAAGACTGGGGTCCTAATAGGAGAAAGAGGAGAAAGATGGAAGAAACCACTAGCACTTGCATGGCTAACCCTGTGAATGAGGATGGATCTTCAAATCTTGCACTGACAGAGAAAATATCATGTGATAAGAAACAGCTCTTCAGAATACCTCCTGATGCAGTTGAG AAACTTCGCCTTGCTTTTGCTGAAAATGAACTTCCTTCAAGATCTGCCAAAGAGAACCTGTCTAAACAATTGGGCATTTCATCTGAGAAG GTCAGCAAGTGGTTTAAGAATGCAAGATATGCTGCTCTTAGGATGAGAAAG